From the bacterium genome, the window CGGCGGGCTTAAGAGGGGTCGGCGCCAAGGCGATCTCCAACCGGCCCGACTCGATCTGCGAGAGCATCAGGATGTCCTCGACCAGGTTCTGGAGCTGGGAGGCGTTGGTCTCGATCTTTTCCACGAAGCGCCGCGCGGCGGAGGGGTCCTCCAGGGCCCCGCCCCGGAGGGTCTCGGCGTAGCCACGGATGCAGGTGAGCGGCGTCTTGAGCTCGTGCGAGACGTTCGCTACGAATTCCTTCCGGACGTTCTCGAGCCTCCGGATATTGCTCACGTCGTAAAAGACGGAGACCGACCCCTCATGCAGAGGCGCCGCATGGACGACGACGTTCCTCTCCTGCCCGCCGACGAAGATCTGGATTTCATGCTCCTGCGGCATCTTTTCCGAGAGAGCCCTTTCCACGGCGTCGTTGACGGCCGCGTTGCGGAGACATTCCAAGACCGTCTTCCCCGCCCAGTCACCGGACAAGCCCAGCATGGCGGTCAGCGCCGGATTCACGAGGACCATCTCGCCCTTCGCGTTCGTCACGAGCACGCCTTCGATCATGCCGTCCAAGATCGTCGCGAGTTGATTCTTTTCGCGCTTCAATTCCCCCCACTGTGTCTCCAAACCGTCCGCCATGGCGTTGACGGCTCGGGCGAGCGTCCCGATCTCGTCCTTCGGGATGGAATAGAGGCGTTTGGAGAAGTCTCCCCGCGAGATCCGCTGGGCGATCTCCGACATCCGCAGGAGGGAGCGCACGACGGACCGCGAGAGGATGAGCCCCATCAATCCGGCGATGCCCAAGGCGACCAACGCCGCGGCAACAATCGACCTCCGGATCTCGGCCTCGGTGTTGGCGATGACTTTCAGGGGCAACGCGACACGGGCAAAGCCACGCCGGGTCTTCACGGCCACGTAGAGGAGATCGGTCCGTATGGTCGCGGAGTGGCGTCGCGACGACCCGAAATCGGCGTCGATGGCTTGCTGGATTTCGGGTCTTTGAAGGTGGTTCTCGACGCGTTCCAGGTCGGCGTCATCCAGCTCCGAATCGCCCAGAACCTTTCCGTCCGGCGCGATGATCGTCACGCGCGCCCCGATCTCGCGCGACATGCGGTCCGCCAGGGCATCGGCCTCGCGAGGACCCCATTGGGCATCATCCAGCGATTCGACGTGGTCGCGGATCAAGTTCGCTTTCTGGACTAG encodes:
- a CDS encoding ATP-binding protein, producing the protein MKSKIAWKLFAAFLIVAAWALVVSYATLVPRIDRFLVADIEKNLVQKANLIRDHVESLDDAQWGPREADALADRMSREIGARVTIIAPDGKVLGDSELDDADLERVENHLQRPEIQQAIDADFGSSRRHSATIRTDLLYVAVKTRRGFARVALPLKVIANTEAEIRRSIVAAALVALGIAGLMGLILSRSVVRSLLRMSEIAQRISRGDFSKRLYSIPKDEIGTLARAVNAMADGLETQWGELKREKNQLATILDGMIEGVLVTNAKGEMVLVNPALTAMLGLSGDWAGKTVLECLRNAAVNDAVERALSEKMPQEHEIQIFVGGQERNVVVHAAPLHEGSVSVFYDVSNIRRLENVRKEFVANVSHELKTPLTCIRGYAETLRGGALEDPSAARRFVEKIETNASQLQNLVEDILMLSQIESGRLEIALAPTPLKPAVDAICDEFSEMARAKKIELQNRVGGGVAAQADPQAFRQILGNLVENALKYTSEGGTVTVTAETKGGFCRLAVADSGIGIPEADLPRVFERFYRVDKARSRQMGGTGLGLAIVKHLVQAHGGEVGVNSEVGKGSEFWFTIPLEKTT